The proteins below come from a single Pedobacter aquae genomic window:
- the epsC gene encoding serine O-acetyltransferase EpsC, with translation MDNSFYQYIFNKHQQTENVPPNSDIAHWAIKLISLLFPQYTNFSFAQEADVKVSFDELETELLSLLNATQACKECNNEEIAQTFINSIPKLYQTLQTDVSAMLAGDPAANNEFEVIRTYPGFIAISFYRIANLLLKLKTPLIPRILTEYAHSKTGIDIHPGAEIGDYLYIDHGTGIVIGETAIIGNHVKLYQGITLGALSVEKHMAGIKRHPTVEDHVVIYSGATILGGETVIGKNSIIGGNVWLTKSVPENSIVYHLSSVQVAEKSKSKF, from the coding sequence ATGGATAATTCCTTTTATCAATACATTTTTAACAAGCATCAGCAAACAGAAAATGTACCGCCAAATTCTGATATTGCCCATTGGGCTATTAAGCTTATCAGTTTATTGTTTCCACAATACACCAATTTTTCTTTCGCTCAGGAAGCTGATGTAAAAGTATCATTTGATGAATTGGAAACCGAGCTATTAAGTTTGCTTAATGCCACTCAAGCTTGCAAAGAATGCAATAATGAGGAAATTGCTCAAACCTTCATCAATAGCATTCCTAAACTTTACCAAACTTTGCAAACAGATGTTTCTGCTATGTTAGCCGGAGACCCTGCTGCTAATAACGAATTTGAGGTGATTAGAACTTATCCAGGTTTTATCGCTATCTCATTTTACAGAATTGCAAACCTCTTGTTAAAATTAAAAACGCCGCTTATTCCTCGTATTTTAACAGAATATGCACATTCTAAAACAGGTATTGATATTCACCCTGGTGCAGAAATAGGAGATTATTTATACATAGACCACGGTACAGGCATCGTTATTGGTGAAACAGCCATTATTGGAAACCATGTTAAATTGTATCAAGGTATTACTCTTGGTGCTTTAAGTGTAGAAAAACACATGGCGGGTATCAAAAGGCATCCAACAGTAGAAGACCATGTGGTGATTTATTCTGGCGCAACCATTTTAGGTGGCGAAACGGTAATAGGTAAAAATAGTATCATTGGAGGTAATGTTTGGCTTACCAAAAGTGTTCCAGAAAACTCTATTGTTTATCATTTATCATCGGTACAAGTAGCAGAAAAAAGTAAGTCGAAGTTTTAA
- a CDS encoding DUF4142 domain-containing protein, with product MKKSFYLASVLAAGIALQACNNQQSSQDSVDSAEAVNDSTLTNQQDDPAEFMVEAASGGMMEVELGKLAQANANHPRVKSFAQMMVADHTAANTELMTLAQSKNVTLPQTMGEDHQKMIDDLKNKKGADFDKAYMDMMVDDHKEGVNLFEEAATSNDVEVSAFAGKILPKLKIHLDSAQAIHDAVKQK from the coding sequence ATGAAAAAATCATTTTATTTAGCAAGTGTACTTGCAGCAGGTATCGCTTTGCAGGCATGCAATAATCAACAATCTAGTCAAGACAGTGTAGACAGTGCAGAAGCTGTTAACGATTCTACACTCACCAACCAACAAGACGACCCCGCAGAGTTTATGGTAGAAGCCGCTAGCGGAGGTATGATGGAAGTTGAACTAGGCAAACTAGCCCAAGCTAACGCTAATCATCCACGTGTTAAAAGCTTTGCGCAAATGATGGTTGCAGACCATACCGCAGCCAATACCGAGCTGATGACTTTAGCTCAATCTAAAAATGTAACGCTTCCGCAAACCATGGGAGAAGATCATCAGAAAATGATAGATGATTTAAAAAACAAAAAAGGTGCTGATTTTGATAAAGCTTATATGGACATGATGGTTGATGACCATAAAGAAGGTGTTAACCTTTTTGAAGAAGCGGCTACCAGTAACGATGTAGAAGTGAGTGCTTTTGCAGGTAAAATATTACCTAAGCTAAAAATACATTTAGATTCTGCACAAGCTATACACGATGCCGTAAAGCAGAAATAA
- a CDS encoding TetR/AcrR family transcriptional regulator, producing MEIDKIKESIKKAAQDLFRKYGYHKTSVNEIAKRAKIAKATIYKYFESKELVLHAILMDYLKISVNDVVHQNTSGISKEEHLKSLILKVSRLSYTVCNEFIGWDFIRESTNSQEFLKKLSDELENLLYNEFIAIEKFNDGNNYAERLRFLIKASKSIIFSFAFTSVSDADVRKNFISFQKEILPYLVKAAL from the coding sequence ATGGAGATAGATAAAATCAAGGAAAGCATCAAAAAAGCAGCTCAGGATTTATTTCGTAAATACGGGTATCATAAAACCAGTGTAAACGAAATTGCTAAGAGAGCTAAAATCGCGAAAGCTACTATTTATAAGTATTTCGAGAGTAAAGAGCTTGTTTTACATGCCATTTTGATGGATTATCTTAAAATAAGCGTTAACGATGTAGTGCATCAAAACACATCAGGAATCTCTAAAGAAGAGCATCTTAAAAGCTTAATTTTAAAGGTTAGCAGGTTGTCTTATACCGTTTGTAACGAGTTTATTGGATGGGATTTTATCCGTGAGTCTACCAACTCTCAAGAGTTTTTGAAAAAACTATCAGACGAGTTAGAGAATTTATTGTATAACGAGTTTATCGCCATTGAAAAATTTAACGATGGTAATAACTATGCAGAGCGTTTAAGGTTTTTAATTAAAGCCAGCAAAAGCATTATTTTTTCTTTTGCTTTTACCTCTGTTAGCGATGCCGATGTGCGTAAAAATTTTATATCCTTCCAAAAAGAAATATTACCCTATTTGGTTAAGGCGGCTTTGTAA
- the purU gene encoding formyltetrahydrofolate deformylase: MVIVIQCKDRIGLVALISGVLAKHSINILSMREFVDTSASVFFARLVVDAHEHAADLQEALKIVLPEDASIKVNPNPVKKVILLVTKEYHCLSDILIRNHFKTLGASVEAVIGNHPDLANICQRFEVPFHFINHEGKDKLAFEEEIKQQIHQYHFDYLILAKFMRILSPTFIADFPDRIINIHHSFLPAFIGASPYRQAFNRGVKLIGATAHFVTNQLDEGPIIAQQTIPVNHTFSVADMVKAGKEIEKAVLIKAIQLVFDDRVFVLDNKTVVFD; this comes from the coding sequence ATGGTTATTGTTATACAGTGTAAAGATAGAATTGGATTGGTTGCTTTGATATCGGGCGTATTGGCCAAACATAGCATCAATATCTTATCTATGAGGGAGTTTGTAGACACTTCAGCAAGTGTATTTTTCGCTCGCTTAGTAGTTGATGCTCATGAGCATGCAGCTGATTTACAGGAAGCTTTAAAAATTGTACTTCCGGAGGATGCAAGTATAAAAGTTAATCCAAATCCTGTTAAGAAAGTTATCTTACTGGTTACCAAAGAATACCATTGCTTAAGCGATATCCTTATCAGAAATCATTTTAAAACTTTAGGCGCTAGTGTTGAAGCCGTTATCGGAAATCATCCAGATTTAGCAAATATTTGCCAAAGGTTTGAGGTTCCTTTTCATTTCATCAATCATGAAGGGAAAGACAAATTGGCTTTTGAGGAAGAAATTAAACAGCAAATTCATCAATACCATTTTGATTATCTGATTTTAGCTAAATTCATGCGTATCCTATCGCCAACTTTTATAGCTGATTTTCCAGACCGTATCATCAATATCCACCATTCTTTTTTACCTGCTTTTATAGGAGCTAGCCCATACCGACAAGCTTTTAATAGAGGTGTGAAACTGATAGGCGCTACCGCACATTTTGTAACCAACCAATTAGATGAAGGACCAATCATTGCCCAACAAACCATTCCTGTAAACCATACATTTAGCGTGGCAGACATGGTTAAAGCCGGAAAAGAAATAGAAAAAGCTGTTTTAATTAAAGCTATTCAGCTAGTTTTTGACGACCGAGTTTTTGTTTTAGACAATAAAACGGTTGTTTTTGATTAG
- a CDS encoding DUF5686 family protein, producing MKSTLVLLLILCNLYGFSNPKGKATGIADSIIRKVIERNKVDSYLTLEAEAYLKNSHVLNKGPKRFLGKKVTSLLKLESNKEQILSLYEASSKLYFSKTGEIKEDIKAYKTLGKYRTWEFKHAADLQLNFNKNYITLEVLTPKKFVSPIAKNAFKFYRYELEKTETDKNGIKTDIIKIIPKNKFSPTFNGYIHINTTTQQICKLSLTLGNNAGISFVNQIKIEQNLLQIDSTYYPTETKITYQGNLAGFYFSGTCVATYRYMHNTVFAKTFAPLEVQKIQAQDSSSNNYVVNKRTVPLSPLEQKASFKHDSLKNSQSERKYLDSLDRLTLKQRLYPLLFSRFKFQNSYRKYTLYMDAVAPSLFYNTVEGPGIKYGIEFFKYANNGSYWHIRPEIRYGFKNNELNSDLSFSWLYDLKNRAAVNLSLGSTYRDLNPNGTLSTLNNSLNTLLFEQNFLKLYRKEYVSISSGRELANGLYFSGGLELSKNISVSNNFEYSLRDIKTRNFTSNNPFDPITGGKLFPDHTTFRLSGSLIYNFHHHYITKEGIKIYQIPKNPRIIASYRKGIPNILGSETDYDFVELEIQQERLNLGLWGFSSFSFSTGKFLNNSINYYPDWKHFLGNNALVFNSGLKSFHFLDFYAYSTDKQFIEAHYEHNFNSKFIGRLPLLRKLKLQELAGAAYLGSPDRGSYYEFYIGLSRLTVRADYAISFGENGRLNQGFKLAYSF from the coding sequence ATGAAAAGTACACTGGTATTGCTATTGATTTTGTGCAACTTATATGGATTTTCTAATCCAAAAGGGAAAGCTACAGGTATAGCAGACAGTATTATCAGAAAGGTAATAGAAAGAAATAAAGTTGACAGTTACCTTACCCTAGAGGCAGAAGCTTATCTTAAAAATTCGCATGTTTTAAATAAAGGTCCAAAAAGATTTTTGGGAAAAAAAGTAACCTCTCTATTAAAGCTAGAATCCAATAAAGAGCAAATTTTATCGCTTTATGAAGCTAGTTCAAAGTTGTATTTTTCTAAAACAGGAGAAATAAAAGAAGATATAAAAGCCTACAAAACTTTAGGCAAATACAGAACCTGGGAATTTAAACATGCCGCAGATTTACAACTCAACTTTAACAAAAACTATATCACTCTAGAGGTTTTAACTCCTAAAAAATTTGTTTCGCCTATTGCTAAAAATGCTTTTAAATTTTACCGTTACGAATTAGAAAAAACCGAAACCGATAAAAATGGTATCAAAACGGATATTATAAAAATCATCCCAAAAAACAAGTTTTCACCTACTTTTAATGGTTATATCCATATAAATACCACTACCCAACAAATTTGTAAGCTCTCTTTAACATTGGGGAACAATGCAGGAATAAGCTTTGTAAACCAAATTAAGATAGAGCAAAATTTATTACAGATAGATAGCACTTATTATCCTACAGAAACAAAAATCACCTACCAGGGTAACCTAGCTGGTTTTTACTTTAGCGGCACTTGTGTAGCAACTTATCGCTACATGCACAATACTGTTTTTGCTAAAACTTTTGCTCCTTTAGAAGTACAAAAAATTCAAGCTCAGGATAGTAGTTCAAATAACTATGTTGTTAATAAAAGAACTGTTCCGCTTAGTCCTTTAGAACAAAAAGCCAGTTTTAAACATGATAGTTTAAAAAATAGCCAAAGTGAACGAAAGTATTTAGATTCTTTAGACAGGCTTACCCTAAAACAAAGACTTTATCCTTTACTTTTTAGCAGATTTAAGTTCCAAAACTCTTATAGAAAATATACTTTATATATGGATGCCGTTGCACCTTCTTTATTTTATAATACCGTAGAAGGGCCTGGTATAAAGTATGGTATAGAATTTTTCAAATACGCCAACAATGGTAGTTATTGGCATATTAGACCCGAGATACGATATGGTTTTAAAAATAACGAACTTAATTCTGACTTATCTTTTTCTTGGTTGTACGATCTTAAAAACAGAGCCGCTGTAAACTTAAGTTTAGGAAGTACTTACCGAGATTTAAATCCTAATGGCACTTTAAGCACCTTAAACAACTCTTTAAACACCCTATTATTTGAGCAAAATTTCCTGAAATTATACCGTAAAGAATATGTAAGCATTTCATCTGGTAGAGAATTGGCAAATGGTCTTTATTTTTCTGGAGGTTTAGAGCTGTCTAAAAATATATCTGTTTCTAATAATTTTGAATATTCGCTTAGAGATATTAAAACTAGAAACTTCACCTCAAACAACCCTTTTGACCCCATTACAGGTGGCAAGCTATTTCCAGACCATACTACGTTTAGACTTTCGGGTTCTTTGATTTATAATTTTCATCACCATTATATCACCAAAGAAGGCATTAAAATTTATCAGATACCTAAAAACCCGAGAATCATTGCTTCTTACCGTAAAGGCATCCCCAATATATTAGGTTCTGAAACTGATTATGATTTTGTTGAATTAGAGATACAGCAAGAGCGCTTAAATTTAGGCCTTTGGGGTTTTTCATCCTTTTCATTCTCTACCGGTAAATTTTTGAATAACAGCATCAATTATTACCCAGATTGGAAACACTTTTTAGGTAATAATGCCTTGGTATTTAATAGTGGGCTTAAAAGTTTTCACTTCTTAGATTTTTATGCTTACAGTACTGATAAACAATTTATTGAGGCTCATTATGAGCATAATTTCAATTCGAAATTTATTGGAAGATTACCTTTATTAAGAAAATTAAAACTTCAGGAACTGGCGGGTGCGGCTTACCTAGGAAGCCCAGATAGAGGGAGCTATTATGAATTTTATATCGGCTTAAGCCGATTAACTGTAAGAGCAGATTATGCTATTTCTTTTGGAGAAAATGGGCGATTAAACCAAGGTTTTAAACTAGCTTACTCTTTCTAA
- a CDS encoding ISAon1 family transposase N-terminal region protein, protein MDSTLLSLILPEGLSEYFELDKVETVSDSYYIYLKERNIQPKEFTAQKLISKGFFEEISVRDFPLRGKPCFLKLKRRKWMIVETGEIVFRDWNLVAEGTKMTQEFAFFFERLFGFKPNKL, encoded by the coding sequence TTGGATTCTACCTTACTATCATTAATCTTACCCGAAGGTCTTAGCGAATACTTTGAACTGGACAAAGTAGAGACTGTATCGGATTCTTATTACATCTATCTTAAAGAAAGGAATATACAACCCAAAGAGTTCACCGCTCAAAAGTTAATTTCTAAGGGTTTTTTCGAAGAGATTTCTGTCAGAGACTTTCCCTTACGCGGAAAACCTTGTTTTTTAAAGCTTAAAAGGCGGAAATGGATGATCGTAGAGACAGGAGAAATCGTATTTAGAGATTGGAATTTGGTAGCAGAAGGGACAAAAATGACTCAGGAGTTTGCCTTTTTTTTTGAGAGACTATTTGGATTCAAGCCCAATAAGCTGTAA
- a CDS encoding Txe/YoeB family addiction module toxin produces MKYIFVDESWEDYLYWQKVDKKLLSKINDLLKDISRTPFHGLGKPEPLKFKYKGYWSRRINDEHRLIYQVQDDEILIVKCRFHYD; encoded by the coding sequence ATGAAATACATTTTTGTAGATGAGTCTTGGGAAGATTATCTGTACTGGCAAAAAGTTGATAAAAAGTTATTATCAAAAATTAACGATTTATTAAAAGATATATCAAGAACACCTTTTCACGGTTTAGGTAAGCCAGAACCATTGAAATTTAAATATAAAGGATATTGGTCTAGAAGAATAAATGATGAGCATAGGTTGATATACCAAGTACAAGATGATGAAATTTTAATAGTTAAATGTAGGTTTCATTACGATTAA
- a CDS encoding type II toxin-antitoxin system Phd/YefM family antitoxin encodes MLTTTISDFRKDIKNYFDKVSKNFETLIINRGKDNGVVIMSLDEYNSLLATKHELSSRINEKRLDNAIEKIENRQSFQKDLIES; translated from the coding sequence ATGTTAACTACCACTATCTCCGATTTTAGGAAAGACATTAAAAATTATTTCGATAAGGTTTCTAAAAACTTTGAGACTTTAATTATCAACAGAGGTAAAGATAATGGTGTTGTTATCATGTCTTTAGATGAGTATAATTCTTTACTGGCTACTAAACATGAATTAAGTTCTAGGATAAATGAGAAACGTTTAGATAATGCCATTGAAAAGATAGAAAATAGGCAGTCTTTCCAAAAGGATTTAATTGAATCATGA
- a CDS encoding Arm DNA-binding domain-containing protein, whose translation MHFVLRANRGKNGKAAIYVRIVVNKTRSEIALKKSVAFDEFNST comes from the coding sequence ATTCACTTCGTCCTTCGGGCAAATCGAGGTAAAAATGGGAAAGCAGCAATTTATGTAAGAATTGTTGTTAATAAAACGAGAAGTGAAATCGCATTAAAAAAGTCTGTTGCATTTGATGAATTTAATAGCACTTAA
- the cysM gene encoding cysteine synthase CysM: MAGIIDLVGNTPLVEIQRLNPNSNVKIYAKLEGNNPGGSVKDRAALNMIKSAVERGDIKPGMRLVEATSGNTGIALAMIARLFDIEIELVMPANSTRERTLTMEALGAKVVLLEDIEKCRDYAEEKGASGDYLLLNQFANADNYLAHYKSTGPEIWRDTQHHVTHFVSSMGTTGTIMGTSMYLKEQNPDIQIVGCQPTEGSSIPGIRRWPEAYLPKIFNPERVDRVIDVSQENATLTTRKLAKVEGIFAGMSSGGACYAALKLAAELESGTIVFIACDRGDRYLSSDLFG, encoded by the coding sequence ATGGCAGGCATTATAGATTTAGTTGGTAATACCCCTTTAGTAGAAATTCAGCGTTTAAACCCAAACTCGAACGTTAAAATATATGCCAAATTAGAAGGTAATAACCCTGGCGGAAGCGTAAAAGATAGGGCTGCCCTCAATATGATTAAAAGTGCGGTGGAGCGTGGCGATATTAAACCGGGTATGCGTTTGGTAGAAGCTACAAGTGGTAATACAGGAATAGCCTTAGCCATGATTGCGAGGTTATTTGATATTGAAATTGAATTGGTGATGCCTGCAAATTCTACCAGAGAGCGTACTTTAACCATGGAAGCTTTGGGTGCTAAAGTAGTTTTACTAGAGGATATAGAAAAGTGTAGAGATTATGCGGAGGAAAAAGGAGCTAGTGGCGATTACTTGCTTTTAAACCAGTTCGCTAACGCGGATAATTACTTAGCGCATTATAAAAGTACCGGGCCAGAAATTTGGCGTGATACGCAGCATCATGTGACACATTTTGTAAGTTCTATGGGTACAACCGGAACCATTATGGGCACATCCATGTATCTTAAAGAACAAAATCCTGATATACAAATTGTAGGTTGCCAACCTACCGAAGGTTCTTCTATACCGGGTATTAGAAGATGGCCAGAGGCGTATTTGCCTAAGATATTTAACCCAGAAAGGGTGGATAGGGTGATAGATGTTTCTCAAGAAAATGCTACCTTAACCACCAGGAAATTAGCTAAAGTAGAAGGCATATTTGCCGGAATGAGCTCTGGAGGCGCTTGCTATGCTGCTTTAAAACTTGCTGCCGAGTTAGAAAGTGGTACTATCGTATTTATAGCTTGTGATAGGGGAGACCGCTACTTAAGTAGCGATTTATTTGGTTAA
- the msrA gene encoding peptide-methionine (S)-S-oxide reductase MsrA — MTRIITLGGGCFWCTEAVFIAINGITDVKPGYMGGERENPSYEQVCSGATGHAEVIQITYDDEVLSLEELLYVFFYTHNPTTLNRQGADVGTQYRSVIFYEDAQQAEIAHQVIAKINEEEVYTDKIVTEVSLASVFYVAEDYHHQYFIRNRNQPYCMAVIEPKLVKLLKSFKDKIKPELL, encoded by the coding sequence ATGACAAGAATAATAACATTGGGCGGAGGGTGCTTTTGGTGTACCGAGGCCGTGTTTATCGCTATAAACGGAATCACAGATGTAAAACCTGGCTATATGGGCGGAGAGCGAGAAAACCCAAGCTATGAGCAGGTTTGTAGTGGTGCTACAGGGCATGCAGAGGTTATTCAAATTACTTATGATGATGAAGTGTTAAGCTTAGAAGAATTGTTGTACGTGTTTTTTTATACACATAATCCAACAACTTTAAATAGGCAAGGTGCTGATGTTGGTACACAATACCGCTCTGTAATTTTTTATGAAGATGCGCAGCAAGCAGAAATAGCTCATCAGGTTATTGCTAAAATTAATGAAGAAGAAGTTTATACAGATAAAATTGTAACAGAAGTTAGTTTGGCTTCAGTATTTTATGTAGCAGAAGATTATCATCATCAATATTTTATCAGAAATAGAAATCAGCCTTATTGCATGGCCGTTATAGAGCCCAAGCTGGTTAAGCTTTTGAAGAGTTTTAAAGATAAAATAAAGCCAGAATTGCTATAA
- the pheS gene encoding phenylalanine--tRNA ligase subunit alpha: protein MQSKISQYTSEIEVFEPKTAEELENFRIKFLGTKGIVKDLFEEFKTVSAEEKRVLGKVLNQFKQLAEAKFNDFKDAFSTQKGQKDIPNDLTLPGFGVETGGRHPLSLVRKEIVEIFKRLGFIVAEGPEIEDDWHNFSALNFPEEHPARDMQDTFFIKKNSGQDDIALRTHTSSVQVRLMEAGKPPFRALMPGRVYRNEAISARAHCFFHQVEGLYVDENVSFADLKQTLYYFVQELYGEGTKVRFRPSYFPFTEPSAEMDISCTICKGDGCQMCKQSGWVEILGCGMIDPNVLENVGIDSQKYSGFAFGMGIERITNLKYQIRDLRLFSENDIRFLKQFQSEII, encoded by the coding sequence ATGCAGTCTAAAATCAGTCAGTACACTAGTGAAATAGAGGTTTTTGAACCCAAAACAGCAGAAGAGCTTGAGAATTTCAGAATAAAGTTTTTAGGTACAAAAGGTATTGTAAAAGACCTTTTTGAAGAGTTTAAAACCGTTTCTGCGGAAGAGAAGCGTGTTTTAGGAAAAGTATTAAACCAATTTAAGCAGCTTGCAGAAGCTAAGTTTAATGATTTTAAAGATGCTTTTTCTACCCAAAAAGGTCAAAAAGATATCCCTAATGATTTAACCTTACCTGGTTTTGGTGTAGAAACTGGTGGCAGACATCCGCTTTCTTTAGTGAGGAAAGAGATTGTAGAAATCTTTAAAAGACTAGGTTTTATTGTTGCAGAAGGACCAGAAATTGAGGATGATTGGCATAACTTCTCGGCACTTAACTTCCCAGAAGAGCATCCGGCTAGAGATATGCAGGACACCTTTTTTATCAAGAAAAATAGCGGGCAAGATGATATCGCTTTAAGAACGCATACTTCATCTGTGCAGGTACGTTTAATGGAAGCTGGTAAACCGCCTTTTAGAGCATTAATGCCGGGTAGGGTGTATAGAAATGAAGCTATATCTGCCAGAGCACATTGCTTCTTCCATCAGGTAGAAGGTTTATATGTTGATGAAAATGTATCTTTTGCAGATTTGAAACAAACCTTATATTACTTCGTTCAAGAACTTTACGGCGAGGGTACAAAAGTACGTTTCCGTCCGTCTTATTTTCCTTTTACAGAGCCATCAGCAGAAATGGATATTTCTTGTACCATTTGCAAAGGTGATGGTTGCCAAATGTGTAAACAAAGCGGATGGGTAGAGATTTTAGGTTGCGGAATGATAGATCCAAACGTATTAGAAAATGTAGGTATTGATAGCCAAAAATATTCGGGCTTTGCATTTGGAATGGGTATAGAGCGTATCACCAATTTAAAATATCAAATCAGAGATTTACGTTTGTTTTCTGAGAACGATATCCGTTTCTTAAAACAATTTCAATCAGAAATCATCTAA
- a CDS encoding Rieske (2Fe-2S) protein translates to MILKKLTAILIGFVFLSACGNKENLIPDVPVNYNGSLIGGELEGITSPGNVRIVSNTAVGVAGLILYNHAGNIRAYDRCSTVNPAQKNAVVPIGGNLAEDKVSGALFNLQDGSPAKAPATMPLKRYRVSINGNLISITN, encoded by the coding sequence ATGATACTTAAAAAATTAACAGCAATTCTCATAGGATTTGTTTTCTTAAGCGCTTGTGGCAATAAAGAAAACTTAATTCCTGATGTGCCTGTTAATTATAATGGCTCTTTAATAGGTGGCGAATTAGAAGGCATCACGAGTCCAGGTAATGTAAGAATAGTATCTAACACAGCTGTAGGTGTCGCTGGACTAATTTTATACAATCATGCTGGAAATATAAGAGCTTATGACCGTTGCAGTACAGTTAACCCAGCTCAAAAAAATGCTGTAGTGCCTATTGGCGGCAATTTAGCAGAAGATAAAGTGAGTGGCGCATTATTTAATTTACAAGATGGCTCGCCTGCTAAAGCGCCAGCTACCATGCCTTTAAAGAGATATAGAGTCTCTATAAATGGAAACCTCATATCGATAACAAACTAA
- a CDS encoding ISAon1 family transposase has product MPFFLRDYLDSSPISCKTLGRFFGVEGKRLQEQYVSHLSDFMSWDQAEHAQDWLLFPDNLGEYLSIDETSLSQGELYTIVTNKAAKGKKGALVAIVKGTESETVIKVLCRIKEWARKKVKEVTLDLAPTMAKIVRRSFPKAKLVSDRFHVQQLASEAVQEIRIKHRWDAIEQENKEMDLAKEIKKPWIPELLENGDTLKQLLARSRYLLFKKEVNWTSSQNHRAELLFKRYPDLKKAYEISQELSSIFSRSKDRRIAFKKLAIWYNKIEKLGYKPFNTIARTIQNNYETILNYFDNRSTNASAESFNAKIKAFRSQFRGVRNVKFFLFRLAKIYA; this is encoded by the coding sequence TTGCCTTTTTTTTTGAGAGACTATTTGGATTCAAGCCCAATAAGCTGTAAAACACTTGGAAGATTCTTTGGAGTTGAGGGTAAACGACTGCAAGAACAGTATGTAAGCCATTTGAGTGACTTTATGAGTTGGGATCAAGCTGAACATGCTCAGGACTGGTTGCTTTTTCCAGACAACCTTGGTGAATATCTATCTATTGATGAGACCAGCCTTTCACAAGGGGAACTATATACCATTGTTACCAATAAAGCAGCAAAAGGCAAAAAAGGTGCTTTGGTTGCTATTGTAAAAGGCACAGAAAGTGAAACGGTTATAAAAGTTCTGTGCCGTATAAAAGAATGGGCGAGAAAAAAGGTAAAAGAGGTCACTCTTGATCTAGCTCCCACCATGGCTAAGATCGTACGAAGGAGCTTTCCAAAAGCAAAGCTTGTCTCCGATAGATTCCATGTGCAACAGCTAGCCAGCGAAGCTGTTCAGGAAATCAGGATAAAACATAGATGGGATGCTATTGAACAGGAAAACAAGGAAATGGATCTTGCTAAAGAAATAAAGAAGCCTTGGATTCCAGAATTATTAGAAAATGGAGATACCTTAAAGCAATTATTGGCAAGGAGCAGGTATTTACTGTTTAAGAAAGAGGTGAATTGGACATCGTCCCAAAATCATAGAGCAGAACTGTTGTTTAAACGATATCCAGATTTAAAGAAAGCCTATGAAATCTCCCAGGAGTTGTCCTCTATATTTAGCCGTTCAAAAGACAGAAGAATAGCTTTCAAAAAGTTGGCAATATGGTATAATAAGATAGAAAAACTAGGTTATAAACCCTTCAATACCATAGCTAGAACCATTCAGAACAATTATGAAACCATATTGAACTATTTTGATAACAGAAGCACAAATGCATCCGCAGAATCTTTCAATGCCAAGATAAAAGCTTTCCGATCGCAGTTCAGAGGCGTAAGAAATGTGAAGTTCTTCCTCTTTAGACTAGCTAAAATATACGCTTAA